CGGCTTCGCCCAGGAGCTGCTGGCGGAGGTGGAGTCCTCGCGCGGCTTCAAGCTCGACGACGTGGAGGAGTCCTTCGGCCTGAAGGCCGGGGCCTTCACCCGGCCGAAGGTGGCGCGCGGGCTGGTGAAGCTGCTGATGGACCGGCTGCTCTTCGACGAGCCCTCCCCCGGCGTGGGCGAGGCGCGGTGGGAGCGGCTGAAGCTCGCGGCCGGAGTCCTGCGCACGCTTCAGCCGGACACGACGGTGGAGGCGTACGAGGCGTTGCTGTCGGCAGCCCTGCCCGTGCCGCTGCCCGAGGTGCGTGAGACGCTGTACGCGGACCTGCCCGGACACCGCCGGCTGGTGGGCTGGGACGGCGAGCCCCTCACGGCGCAGGCGCTGGTGGACCGCTACAACCTGGGGCTGGCGCAGGGCCCGCTGCTGACGGCGCGGCGCCTCACGCTGCGGGCCCTGGCGCCGGAGCTGCTGCGGGTGCGCAAGGTGCTGCGGTGGCTGAAGTTCTGCCGGCTGGTGGCGGAGGTGCGGCGCGTCGGCGAGGACTGGACGCTGGAGGTGGAGGGGCCGGGGGCGATGCTGGCCATGCAGAAGAAGTACGGGCTGCAGCTGGCCTCGTTCCTCTCGGTGGTGCCGGTGCTGGCGCGCTGGGAGCTGACGGCCACGGTGGAGACGGCGCGCAAGCAGGCCACGCTGGCGCTGAGCGACAAGGACCCGCTGCTGTCGCCGCTGCCGGCCGCGCTGGGCCACGTGCCCGAGGAAGTGGCCTCCCTGGCCGAGGGCTTCGAGGACGAAGCGTGGGAGCTGGACCTCACGCCGCTGCCCCGTCACATGGGCGCCGCCGGGCTGTGCGTGCCGGACCTGACGTTCCGTCACCGCGAGTCAAGGCGAGAAGTGGCGCTGGAGCTGTTCCACGCGTGGCACGCGGCACCGCTGGCGCGGAGGCTGGAGGAGCTGCGCTCACGGCCGGACGGCGGGCTGCTGCTGGGCGTGGACCGGGCGCTGGCGAAGGCGGCGGGAGCGCGCGAGTCGCTGGAGGCCCACCCTCAGGTGGTGCTCTTCAACGGATTTCCCTCGGCGAAGAAGCTGCGCGAGCGGCTGGCGCGGCTGGGTGCGGAGGGGCCCGGGAGATGAGCGGCGGCGGCGAGCGGGCGTCAGCTTCCCTTCGGCTTGAACTGGGCGGCGAGCACGCTGAGGATGCGGATGGAGCTGCGGTCGAGCTGGCGGGCACGGCGCATGAGGCGGCGCAACTCCGCGGACTCGCCGTAGTCGCTCGGAGGCTCCGCGGCCCACTTCACCTCTTGAGACGGCTTGAGGCCCAGCGCCTCGTCGGCGGAGATGGAGAGCACCACGCACAGCCTGCGGAACGTCTGGATGCTCGGCAGCATGTGGCCGCGCTCCAGTCGGCCATACACTTCACTCGCGATGCCGATGCGCTCCGCGACGTCCGCCTGCGTCAGGTTCAGGCGGGTCCGGGCGAGGCGCGCGGCGCCTCCAAGTCGGGATGCGAGGGTCTTTTCCATGTTCGTTAACCTACCGGGTCCGCCTATGTCGATATGACTTGAGAGGTTGGCATCCAAGAACTTCCTGAGTAGTCTTGAAGGCAAGCAACCTCGTGCGTCGCGCCAACCGCACGGGTCATGTCGTGGTGGAAGCGAAGAACATGCTGACGTTCCTGTTCGTGGACGAAGACCCTCGCTCACTCGCGGCGCTGCGGCGCCTGGTGAGGGACTTGCCCGGCTGCAAGCGCTTCGCGAGAGGCGTGGCGGAAGCGCTGGCCCTCGTGAGGGAGGAGCCGCCCTCGGTGGTGGTGAGCGGAGACCTGTTACCGGATGGTGACGGGTTGGGGCTGCTGGAGCAGGTGCGCGCGCACTACCCACGCACGGCCTGCGCGCTTCACGCGGTGCGGCCGCCGCGGACCGCGCTCGCTCGCGGCATCGCCTGGATGGACCGCGCCGCGCCCCCCGCCGAGCTGCATGCGCTGCTGCGCGCGCTGGGCGCGGGGGTGAGTGTCAGGCCGGCCTGAGACGTCGGGCTTCCCCTCGGAAGGTGAAGCGGAGGGCGCACTCGAGACCGTACGGGTCGGGCGGGTGCGCACGAGTTCCCCCGCGGGTGCGTGCCGGAGAGGATGAAGCGCGAGGCGTGACACCCGTGGTCGGGCCTGCCGCCGGAGCGCACGGTGCTGCGGCTGGTGGTGGACGCGGACTCCGCGGAACGACAGGTGGAAGTGCGCCGCCGCCCCCGTCCCTGGCCGCGCGCACTCATGCGGGCGGAGTCCCTGCGCGAGGAGAACCTGCGGCTGAGCCAGGAGATGGAGTCGCTGCGAGAAGAGAACCTGCGGCTGCGCCTGGCCATGGCCCCGCTTCTCTCCCCTCCATCCGGACCTGTGGGACTCGGCAAGTTGTTCGAGGACGGGCCGCTGAATACGGCAGACCTCGTGGTGCGCCGCATCGAATTGACGCTCGCCCGTCTCCCGGCCCAGTCCCTCCGGATACGCGCGGCCTGGACCTATCGCCTCGGCGCGCAGGCGGCATTGGTGTTGGAGGACACAGAGAGAACGGGTGCAAGGGTGCTGAGCGCCTGGGTGGATGTGCGTCTGGCCCGGGCGACCGGGGGCACATCGCGCTGGGAGCGAAAGCACTTCGGAACGAGATTCGTGGACCCTTCATGTTGAGGGTCCAGGACTCAGAGGGAGGACAGACCGTCACGCTGCGAAACATCGTCTTCCCGTGAGGAGCCTAGCCGACACCTCAAACCCAAGATGAGCCGCGACCGTTGTCTGCCAGGGCAGCGGCGGAGGTACTGGCACCGGGCAGCAACCAGAAGCGCTGCCTGGCCGGCGCACGCGGGGACCTCCGGTCCAGTCGGGAACACCTCGCAACCCCGCCCGTCATGGAGCCGGAGCGGAAGGAACCGTCATTCCACCTGCCGCCCGCCCCGGGCCGGAGCCCCCCCTGCGCGAGCCGGAGCGGAAGGAACCGTCATTCCGCCTGTCGGTCGCCCCCGGGCCGAGG
Above is a genomic segment from Pyxidicoccus trucidator containing:
- a CDS encoding DUF790 family protein produces the protein MLTKELLSYRVREGVLRPAYVKRDDAALLGFAQELLAEVESSRGFKLDDVEESFGLKAGAFTRPKVARGLVKLLMDRLLFDEPSPGVGEARWERLKLAAGVLRTLQPDTTVEAYEALLSAALPVPLPEVRETLYADLPGHRRLVGWDGEPLTAQALVDRYNLGLAQGPLLTARRLTLRALAPELLRVRKVLRWLKFCRLVAEVRRVGEDWTLEVEGPGAMLAMQKKYGLQLASFLSVVPVLARWELTATVETARKQATLALSDKDPLLSPLPAALGHVPEEVASLAEGFEDEAWELDLTPLPRHMGAAGLCVPDLTFRHRESRREVALELFHAWHAAPLARRLEELRSRPDGGLLLGVDRALAKAAGARESLEAHPQVVLFNGFPSAKKLRERLARLGAEGPGR
- a CDS encoding helix-turn-helix transcriptional regulator, with the translated sequence MEKTLASRLGGAARLARTRLNLTQADVAERIGIASEVYGRLERGHMLPSIQTFRRLCVVLSISADEALGLKPSQEVKWAAEPPSDYGESAELRRLMRRARQLDRSSIRILSVLAAQFKPKGS
- a CDS encoding response regulator — protein: MKASNLVRRANRTGHVVVEAKNMLTFLFVDEDPRSLAALRRLVRDLPGCKRFARGVAEALALVREEPPSVVVSGDLLPDGDGLGLLEQVRAHYPRTACALHAVRPPRTALARGIAWMDRAAPPAELHALLRALGAGVSVRPA